In the genome of Meles meles chromosome 16, mMelMel3.1 paternal haplotype, whole genome shotgun sequence, one region contains:
- the CHRNA4 gene encoding neuronal acetylcholine receptor subunit alpha-4 isoform X1 codes for MELGGPGAPPPLLPPLLLLLLGAGFLPPSSPVETRAHAEERLLKTLFSGYNKWSRPVANISDVVLVHFGLSIAQLIDVDEKNQMMTTNVWVKQEWHDYKLRWDPADYENVTSIRIPSELIWRPDIVLYNNADGDFAVTHLTKAHLFHDGRVQWTPPAIYKSSCSIDVTFFPFDQQNCTMKFGSWTYDKAKIDLVRMHSRVDQRDLWESGEWVIVDAVGTYNTRKYECCAEVYSDITYAFVIRRLPLFYTVNLIAPCLLISCLTVLVFYLPSDCGEKITLCISVLLSLTVFLLLITEIIPSTSLVIPLIGEYLLFTMIFVTLSIVITVFVLNVHHRSPRTHTMPAWVRRVFLDVVPRLLLMKRPPVVKDNCRRLIESMHKVASTPGFWPEPEGEPGVVGGERSRGPSRSTSFRSSRDEPAKPQPACVSPSDRVPALQPSEADPGSPCPSPDSCRPPASTRAPGLTEARSLSFQHVSSAAERVEGGIRCRSWSIQGCAPQDEAASPAGGPRTSPPAFPKASAAELPPPDQPSPCRCRRGKEPSPNAVRKACGTRAPARHLPLSPALTRAVEGVQYIADHLKAEDTDFSVKEDWKYVAMVIDRIFLWVFVIVCLLGTAGLFLPPWLAGMI; via the exons ATGGAGCTCGGGGGCCCCggggcgccgccgccgctgctgccgccgctgctgctgctgctgctgggggccGGCTTCCTACCCC CAAGCAGCCCGGTGGAGACGCGGGCCCACGCCGAGGAGCGGCTGCTGAAGACACTCTTCTCCGGCTACAACAAGTGGTCCCGGCCCGTGGCCAACATCTCGGACGTGGTTCTGGTCCACTTCGGGCTGTCCATTGCCCAGCTCATTGATGTG GATGAGAAGAACCAGATGATGACAACCAACGTGTGGGTGAAGCAG GAATGGCATGACTATAAGCTGCGTTGGGACCCCGCGGACTACGAGAACGTCACCTCCATCCGCATTCCCTCTGAGCTCATCTGGCGGCCGGACATTGTCCTCTACAACAA TGCAGACGGGGACTTCGCGGTCACCCACCTGACCAAGGCCCACCTCTTCCACGACGGGCGGGTCCAGTGGACGCCCCCCGCCATCTACAAGAGCTCCTGCAGCATCGACGTCACCTTCTTCCCGTTCGACCAGCAGAACTGCACCATGAAGTTCGGCTCCTGGACGTACGACAAGGCCAAGATCGACCTGGTGCGCATGCACAGCCGCGTGGACCAGCGGGACCTGTGGGAGAGCGGCGAGTGGGTCATCGTGGACGCGGTGGGCACCTACAACACGCGCAAGTACGAGTGCTGCGCGGAGGTGTACTCCGACATCACCTACGCCTTCGTCATCCGCCGCCTGCCGCTCTTCTACACCGTCAACCTCATCGCGCCCTGCCTGCTCATCTCCTGCCTCACCGTGCTCGTCTTCTACCTGCCGTCCGACTGCGGCGAGAAGATCACGCTCTGCATCTCCGTGCTGCTCTCGCTCACCGTCTTCCTGCTGCTCATCACCGAGATCATCCCGTCCACCTCGCTGGTCATCCCGCTCATCGGCGAGTACCTGCTGTTCACCATGATCTTCGTCACGCTGTCCATCGTCATCACCGTCTTCGTGCTCAACGTGCACCACCGCTCCCCGCGCACGCACACCATGCCCGCCTGGGTGCGCCGGGTCTTCCTGGACGTGGTGCCCCGCCTGCTGCTCATGAAGCGGCCGCCCGTCGTCAAGGACAACTGCAGGCGGCTCATCGAGTCCATGCACAAGGTGGCCAGCACCCCCGGCTTCTGGCCCGAGCCCGAGGGGGAGCCCGGCGTCGTGGGTGGAGAGCGGAGCCGGGGGCCCTCACGCTCCACATCCTTCCGCAGTTCCCGGGACGAGCCGGCCAAGCCCCAGCCGGCCTGCGTGTCGCCCTCAGACCGGGTCCCTGCCCTGCAGCCCTCGGAGGCTGACCCCGGGAGCCCCTGTCCCTCGCCTGACTCCTGCCGCCCACCCGCCAGCACCCGGGCCCCGGGGCTCACCGAAGCCCGGTCCCTGAGTTTCCAGCACGTGTCCAGCGCGGCTGAAAGGGTGGAGGGCGGCATTCGGTGCCGGTCTTGGAGCATCCAGGGCTGTGCTCCCCAAGACGAGGCTGCCTCCCCGGCCGGGGGCCCCAGGACCAGCCCCCCCGCCTTCCCGAAGGCCAGCGCCGCCGAGCTCCCGCCCCCAGACCAGCCCTCTCCATGCAGGTGCAGGCGCGGGAAGGAGCCGTCCCCAAATGCTGTGCGCAAAGCCTGTGGTACCCGAGCGCCGGCCCGGCACCTGCCCCTGTCTCCGGCCCTGACGCGGGCGGTGGAGGGCGTCCAGTACATTGCTGACCACCTGAAGGCTGAGGACACGGACTTCTCG GTGAAGGAGGACTGGAAGTACGTGGCCATGGTCATCGACCGCATCTTCCTCTGGGTGTTCGTCATCGTCTGCTTGCTGGGCACCGCGGGCCTCTTCCTGCCACCCTGGCTGGCCGGCATGATCTAG
- the CHRNA4 gene encoding neuronal acetylcholine receptor subunit alpha-4 isoform X2, which yields MKFGSWTYDKAKIDLVRMHSRVDQRDLWESGEWVIVDAVGTYNTRKYECCAEVYSDITYAFVIRRLPLFYTVNLIAPCLLISCLTVLVFYLPSDCGEKITLCISVLLSLTVFLLLITEIIPSTSLVIPLIGEYLLFTMIFVTLSIVITVFVLNVHHRSPRTHTMPAWVRRVFLDVVPRLLLMKRPPVVKDNCRRLIESMHKVASTPGFWPEPEGEPGVVGGERSRGPSRSTSFRSSRDEPAKPQPACVSPSDRVPALQPSEADPGSPCPSPDSCRPPASTRAPGLTEARSLSFQHVSSAAERVEGGIRCRSWSIQGCAPQDEAASPAGGPRTSPPAFPKASAAELPPPDQPSPCRCRRGKEPSPNAVRKACGTRAPARHLPLSPALTRAVEGVQYIADHLKAEDTDFSVKEDWKYVAMVIDRIFLWVFVIVCLLGTAGLFLPPWLAGMI from the exons ATGAAGTTCGGCTCCTGGACGTACGACAAGGCCAAGATCGACCTGGTGCGCATGCACAGCCGCGTGGACCAGCGGGACCTGTGGGAGAGCGGCGAGTGGGTCATCGTGGACGCGGTGGGCACCTACAACACGCGCAAGTACGAGTGCTGCGCGGAGGTGTACTCCGACATCACCTACGCCTTCGTCATCCGCCGCCTGCCGCTCTTCTACACCGTCAACCTCATCGCGCCCTGCCTGCTCATCTCCTGCCTCACCGTGCTCGTCTTCTACCTGCCGTCCGACTGCGGCGAGAAGATCACGCTCTGCATCTCCGTGCTGCTCTCGCTCACCGTCTTCCTGCTGCTCATCACCGAGATCATCCCGTCCACCTCGCTGGTCATCCCGCTCATCGGCGAGTACCTGCTGTTCACCATGATCTTCGTCACGCTGTCCATCGTCATCACCGTCTTCGTGCTCAACGTGCACCACCGCTCCCCGCGCACGCACACCATGCCCGCCTGGGTGCGCCGGGTCTTCCTGGACGTGGTGCCCCGCCTGCTGCTCATGAAGCGGCCGCCCGTCGTCAAGGACAACTGCAGGCGGCTCATCGAGTCCATGCACAAGGTGGCCAGCACCCCCGGCTTCTGGCCCGAGCCCGAGGGGGAGCCCGGCGTCGTGGGTGGAGAGCGGAGCCGGGGGCCCTCACGCTCCACATCCTTCCGCAGTTCCCGGGACGAGCCGGCCAAGCCCCAGCCGGCCTGCGTGTCGCCCTCAGACCGGGTCCCTGCCCTGCAGCCCTCGGAGGCTGACCCCGGGAGCCCCTGTCCCTCGCCTGACTCCTGCCGCCCACCCGCCAGCACCCGGGCCCCGGGGCTCACCGAAGCCCGGTCCCTGAGTTTCCAGCACGTGTCCAGCGCGGCTGAAAGGGTGGAGGGCGGCATTCGGTGCCGGTCTTGGAGCATCCAGGGCTGTGCTCCCCAAGACGAGGCTGCCTCCCCGGCCGGGGGCCCCAGGACCAGCCCCCCCGCCTTCCCGAAGGCCAGCGCCGCCGAGCTCCCGCCCCCAGACCAGCCCTCTCCATGCAGGTGCAGGCGCGGGAAGGAGCCGTCCCCAAATGCTGTGCGCAAAGCCTGTGGTACCCGAGCGCCGGCCCGGCACCTGCCCCTGTCTCCGGCCCTGACGCGGGCGGTGGAGGGCGTCCAGTACATTGCTGACCACCTGAAGGCTGAGGACACGGACTTCTCG GTGAAGGAGGACTGGAAGTACGTGGCCATGGTCATCGACCGCATCTTCCTCTGGGTGTTCGTCATCGTCTGCTTGCTGGGCACCGCGGGCCTCTTCCTGCCACCCTGGCTGGCCGGCATGATCTAG